In a single window of the Natronoarchaeum mannanilyticum genome:
- a CDS encoding polysaccharide deacetylase family protein produces the protein MTASSSPIGGHHPPSVVDELVDDQDATRVDAPLPGDAEFALCLTHDVDRPYKGLPSLYYALRERPLYHARTALSSANPYWQFESIAELEADLGVRSAFYFLDEQHLFRDRPPSDWTSPTHWIEHLGRYDVEAPDIARAVRELDDGGWEVGLHGSYHSPDDQGRLREEKNRIESVLGDRIAGGRQHHLRLSFPETWRHHRAIGLRYDASLGSGETVGFDYGYRPLRPFDDEFVAFPLTIMEQALPDPGERYDDARDVCDRILGEAARNDAVATALWHPRYFSDREFPGYRRLYRWLVERALELGAWVGSPRALYRWFESDADPEREVDLDADCERPGDREQNRLRSPIPGGDRSR, from the coding sequence GTGACCGCTTCCTCGTCGCCGATCGGCGGCCACCACCCGCCCTCGGTCGTCGACGAGCTCGTCGACGACCAGGACGCCACCCGCGTCGACGCGCCGCTGCCGGGTGACGCCGAGTTCGCGCTCTGTCTCACCCACGACGTCGACCGGCCGTACAAGGGCCTGCCGTCGCTGTACTACGCGCTTCGGGAACGGCCACTGTATCATGCCCGGACGGCGCTGTCGTCGGCAAACCCCTACTGGCAGTTCGAATCGATCGCCGAACTGGAGGCGGACCTCGGCGTCCGGTCGGCCTTCTACTTCCTCGACGAGCAGCACCTCTTCCGCGACCGCCCACCGAGCGACTGGACGTCGCCGACACACTGGATCGAGCACCTGGGCCGGTACGACGTCGAGGCGCCCGACATCGCGCGCGCCGTGCGGGAGCTCGACGACGGCGGCTGGGAGGTCGGCCTGCACGGCTCGTACCACTCGCCGGACGACCAAGGTCGGTTACGCGAGGAAAAGAATCGCATCGAATCGGTGCTCGGCGATCGGATCGCCGGCGGCAGACAACACCATCTTCGACTTTCCTTCCCGGAGACGTGGCGCCACCACCGGGCGATCGGGCTGCGGTACGACGCCAGCCTGGGATCGGGCGAGACGGTCGGCTTCGACTACGGTTACCGGCCGCTGCGGCCGTTCGACGACGAGTTCGTCGCGTTCCCGTTGACGATCATGGAGCAGGCGCTCCCCGATCCCGGCGAGCGGTACGACGACGCCCGAGACGTCTGCGACCGCATCCTCGGGGAGGCGGCGCGCAACGACGCCGTCGCGACCGCGCTGTGGCATCCCCGGTACTTCAGCGACCGCGAGTTCCCGGGCTACCGACGCCTCTACCGCTGGCTGGTCGAGCGCGCGCTGGAGCTGGGCGCGTGGGTCGGATCGCCGCGCGCGCTGTACCGGTGGTTCGAGTCGGACGCCGACCCCGAGCGAGAGGTGGACCTCGACGCTGACTGCGAGCGTCCGGGCGATCGTGAACAAAATCGGCTCCGCAGTCCGATCCCCGGTGGTGACCGGTCACGATGA
- the wecB gene encoding non-hydrolyzing UDP-N-acetylglucosamine 2-epimerase, producing the protein MNVLSIVGARPQFVKAAAVSRQLREDHDETLVHTGQHYDAELSDVFFEELAIPEPDHHLGVGSDSHAAQTAEMMVELERVVLDASPDVVLVYGDTNSTLAGALVASKESIPLAHVEAGLRSGDFSMPEEVNRVLTDHCSDLLFAPTTAARKNLECEGIVEGVTVPGDVMYDTLLQVRDRLDDGGDGIDDAGDRLDEGGRIDVHETIDVPDEFVLATVHRAKNTDDPDRLAGIVDGLGDCPYPVVLPAHPRTVAALREFDLWERATESVEIVDPVGYLSFVSLVERARCVATDSGGVQKEAFYLDTPCVTLRDTTEWTETVDAGWNRLVGADAEQIADAIRSAGDLPPKPDLYGNGTAASRIVRTLEREVGQ; encoded by the coding sequence ATGAACGTGCTATCGATCGTCGGCGCCCGCCCGCAGTTCGTGAAGGCGGCCGCCGTCTCCCGGCAGCTCCGCGAGGATCACGACGAGACGCTGGTCCACACCGGCCAGCACTACGACGCCGAGCTGTCTGACGTGTTCTTCGAGGAGCTGGCGATCCCCGAGCCGGACCATCACCTCGGCGTCGGCTCTGATTCGCACGCCGCTCAGACCGCCGAGATGATGGTCGAACTCGAACGCGTTGTCCTCGACGCCAGTCCCGACGTGGTGCTCGTGTACGGCGACACGAACTCCACGCTCGCCGGGGCACTGGTCGCGTCCAAAGAATCGATTCCGCTCGCGCACGTCGAGGCCGGACTGCGCTCCGGCGACTTCTCGATGCCCGAGGAAGTCAACCGCGTGCTCACGGACCACTGCTCGGATCTGCTGTTCGCCCCGACGACGGCGGCCAGAAAGAACCTCGAATGCGAGGGCATCGTCGAGGGCGTGACGGTCCCGGGCGACGTCATGTACGACACGCTACTGCAGGTCCGCGATCGCCTCGACGATGGTGGAGATGGCATCGACGACGCTGGAGATCGCCTCGACGAGGGCGGAAGGATCGACGTCCACGAGACGATCGACGTGCCCGACGAGTTCGTGCTGGCGACCGTCCACCGCGCGAAAAATACGGACGACCCGGACCGACTCGCCGGCATCGTCGACGGACTCGGCGACTGCCCGTATCCGGTCGTCCTTCCCGCCCATCCGCGCACGGTCGCGGCGCTCCGCGAGTTCGACCTATGGGAGCGCGCGACCGAGAGCGTCGAGATCGTCGACCCGGTCGGGTACCTCTCCTTCGTCAGCCTCGTCGAGCGGGCCCGCTGCGTCGCGACGGACTCGGGCGGCGTCCAGAAGGAGGCGTTCTACCTGGACACGCCCTGCGTGACGCTGCGGGACACGACCGAGTGGACCGAGACCGTCGACGCCGGCTGGAACCGGCTCGTCGGCGCCGACGCCGAGCAAATCGCCGACGCCATCCGCTCCGCGGGCGACCTGCCGCCCAAGCCAGACCTGTACGGCAACGGTACCGCCGCGAGCCGCATCGTCCGAACGCTCGAACGGGAGGTAGGACAGTGA